The Spinacia oleracea cultivar Varoflay chromosome 2, BTI_SOV_V1, whole genome shotgun sequence DNA segment CTTCTGATATTTGGCATTTGATTGCAGAAGCTGAATTGATGAAGTTGTTAGATCATGAAAATATAGCGAAATGCTATCATTTTTGGATTGATTATGAAAACAGTAAACTTCACTTGATTACTGAGTTTTTTTCATCTGAGACTCTGTTACACTACATCGTCAAACATGGTCCTGTAAATCATACATCAATCAAGAATTGGTGTAGACAGATTCTTGAAGGGTTGGATTATCTTCACACTCTTGATCCACCGATTGCTCATCGTGATGTTAAGTTAATGAACATCTTTGTTGATGGAAATTCTGGGATTGTTAAACTTGGTGATTTTTGTTCCGCCAAGTTAATTGAACCAGGGAGTAGGGAACACAGTTATTATGGTTCATCACCGTTCATAGCACCAGAAATTTACCGAGGAAATTATAATGAGATGGTTGACATATATGGTTTTGGGATGTGCGTACTAGTGATGATCACTCGAGAAATCCCTTACACAGAATGCAGAAACCAGGATGAGTTCTACGCAAAGGTTAAGAACGGTGTAAAGCCTGACATACTAAACAACGTGACAGACCCACAGATTAAGCAGTTTCTTGAGATGTGTTTTGCTCCTGCATCTATCAGACCCACTGCAATTGAGCTTCTGAATCACCCGTTTCTTGCAGTTGTGAGTCAAGCCGAGTCAAGTACGAGTCAAGCCGAGTTAAGTGTGAGTCAAGTCACGAGTGCTCAGGTGGATGGGTTAATGCAGGTTGTGAAGGAGATGAAGTGTGGGGACAAGATATTTAAACTACAAGGGAGTAAGAAGCGCAATGTTATTGCACCAATGAGTTTGAGTATTAGTTATAATGTTGAAAATAAGATGAAGTTTGAGTACCCAATGGCAATTGAAACAGGTAACATTGATGAGTTTGTCAAGGAGAAGATTGCTACACAAATGAATTTGACAACTGAAGATGGTGAAGTGGCTACTGAGATAATAAAAGAACTAAGAACAGAGCTACTGTCTCAACCTAATACTGTTGATAATCAGAAGTTGATGTCAGAGGAATTATCAGATTATAATATTGGGAACTTATTTGCTGAGAATCCTTCTGATGCCAGGCCGACGACACATGAGATATTGATTGAGTCCATGGGAGATGGAGATGAAGCTGAGGCTGAGAATAATAATGGAATGCTTAGTTGCTTAGGGAAGTTGCTGTCATCCGTTTGCAGCAACCCATAGCCCTAATTTTGCATGTACTTACTATATAGTTAGCAATACAATTTTGTTGAATATATGGTTTAATCTTTTGTTTGTGTTTCTGGTTATGTAATTTGGAGATGCTAGTTTAATTTCAAGTACTCGATCAGTAGAAAAGTGAATAATTTCGTCTATTATTACATCTTACAGTCAAATTATTTGAACAAAAACTTGACTGATTCTATTATTTGAACAACATATATGATATGTTTGTACATAATATATGGTTATTACTTGCTAGCAATACCTATAACCCACTGTCTAAATTAAATGGTTTGTAATATTTTAAAGCAACTTGATCTTGTAAAATTGAGTCCAAACTTCTTGTAAAATTGAGGGTCCAAAAGGTTTGTGATTAAA contains these protein-coding regions:
- the LOC110782199 gene encoding probable serine/threonine-protein kinase WNK11; its protein translation is MSSSSDSQVAERDPTGQYVRYDELLGEGKWKRVYKGFDEFNGIEIAWSVVVVRDILLYSASDIWHLIAEAELMKLLDHENIAKCYHFWIDYENSKLHLITEFFSSETLLHYIVKHGPVNHTSIKNWCRQILEGLDYLHTLDPPIAHRDVKLMNIFVDGNSGIVKLGDFCSAKLIEPGSREHSYYGSSPFIAPEIYRGNYNEMVDIYGFGMCVLVMITREIPYTECRNQDEFYAKVKNGVKPDILNNVTDPQIKQFLEMCFAPASIRPTAIELLNHPFLAVVSQAESSTSQAELSVSQVTSAQVDGLMQVVKEMKCGDKIFKLQGSKKRNVIAPMSLSISYNVENKMKFEYPMAIETGNIDEFVKEKIATQMNLTTEDGEVATEIIKELRTELLSQPNTVDNQKLMSEELSDYNIGNLFAENPSDARPTTHEILIESMGDGDEAEAENNNGMLSCLGKLLSSVCSNP